A genomic stretch from Cellulomonas sp. C5510 includes:
- the nrdH gene encoding glutaredoxin-like protein NrdH → MTTTPNPHTPPATLTVYSKPGCVQCRATTRALDKAGVSYAVVDLTTDDDARAYVMALGHRQAPVVVTETGDHWSGYRPDQITAHLQRQAASRA, encoded by the coding sequence ATGACCACCACCCCCAACCCCCACACCCCGCCGGCGACGCTGACCGTGTACTCCAAGCCGGGGTGCGTGCAGTGCCGGGCGACCACCCGCGCACTGGACAAGGCCGGGGTGTCCTACGCCGTGGTGGACCTCACGACCGACGACGACGCCCGGGCCTACGTGATGGCACTGGGTCACCGGCAGGCGCCGGTCGTCGTCACCGAGACCGGGGACCACTGGTCGGGGTACCGGCCCGACCAGATCACCGCCCACCTCCAGCGCCAGGCTGCGAGCAGGGCATGA